A single region of the Saprospiraceae bacterium genome encodes:
- a CDS encoding response regulator, translating into MADQSKIIQDISLLYELSLAVGQSLDIEENCSVFLNTLISRKGLAFASVWLKEDLYYKLQCGFPNFRVAQERIASNHFMVEALNGKAYLSVNQAHPDFPKFVQEKNVAGGTYAIFRLGAIGFLKLFALNRKAAFSDLEMAQLKSVIDKFAVSLDGCLAHKHLIKETIERKHAETEFINAQVRLTHLITNLQAGILLEDESRHILLANQFFCDIFQIPVPPAQLIGIDCSDSAEQSKSLFANPQLFVEGVNTLLKCRILRVNEEIIMADGRILERDYIPLFTGKKYLGHLWQYRDVTKERQIQKAIIKSEEKYRGIIENMELGLLEVTLDQIIVKPYAIFCEMLGYEEAELIGKNAIDLFLPKEYQQILLAEEAKRLDGVGSVYELQIRKKDGSLIWVLVSGAPIKNSHGTVVGTIGIHYDITARKRLEQELSNAKEKAEKAQLAERQFLANMSHEIRTPMNAVIGMTHLLYETKPDKLQKEYLDSLRFSADSLMGIINNILDLSKIGAGEVEFESKTFDLVQLLHSLQRTYQFKVREKPISMVLEIDPNIKNLVIGDPTRLHQILNNLLGNASKFTHKGTIGIIATLLKQSKEEYVIEFQVHDTGIGIAKDKQDDVFRNFKQADVKITRQFGGTGLGLTIVKELVEMQNGNIRLESELGEGARFFISLPFKQSGIPITQSSTPIEDNNTDGAHLLKDIKVLLVEDNMMNQKLASRILDKWECQFKIASDGEEAVKASLAQQYDLILMDIHMPNMDGCEATVCIREDQNNPNQHTPIIALTAAALLEEKTRALNAGMNDFVTKPFSPRILKEQVLKTLGLKAQVIPTQKKTDQQQVQIDLKYLKEFSGGDLYFIRDMLETYITEAPLTMQKIQVAVEKENWKEVYKGIHKMKPSFIMLGMQHQHDLAAEVERMVRLTEFDTALVGDNLNRISADTQRTLPLLQEKLAQINKATEE; encoded by the coding sequence ATGGCGGATCAAAGTAAAATAATTCAGGACATTTCTTTGCTATATGAGTTATCACTGGCTGTTGGACAGTCATTGGATATAGAAGAGAATTGTAGTGTATTCCTAAACACCTTGATCAGTCGAAAAGGATTGGCCTTTGCTTCTGTATGGCTTAAGGAAGATCTTTATTATAAATTGCAATGTGGTTTTCCAAACTTCAGGGTGGCTCAAGAGCGTATTGCTTCCAACCATTTTATGGTTGAGGCCTTAAATGGAAAAGCCTATTTGAGTGTAAATCAGGCTCACCCTGACTTCCCGAAATTTGTTCAAGAGAAAAATGTTGCCGGTGGGACCTATGCCATTTTTCGATTAGGGGCCATTGGTTTTCTCAAGTTATTCGCACTCAATCGGAAAGCGGCCTTCTCTGATTTGGAAATGGCACAACTCAAATCGGTTATTGATAAATTTGCGGTTTCCCTCGATGGTTGCCTGGCACACAAACATTTAATCAAGGAAACAATTGAGCGAAAACATGCCGAAACGGAATTCATTAATGCCCAGGTTCGATTGACTCATTTAATCACTAACCTGCAAGCAGGTATCTTGCTGGAGGATGAATCCCGCCATATTCTACTAGCCAATCAGTTTTTTTGTGATATTTTCCAGATACCTGTTCCGCCAGCACAATTAATCGGTATTGACTGTTCAGATTCAGCCGAACAAAGCAAATCTCTTTTTGCAAACCCCCAACTATTTGTGGAGGGCGTAAACACGCTGTTGAAGTGTCGAATTTTACGAGTCAACGAAGAGATCATTATGGCTGATGGCCGTATTTTGGAACGCGACTATATCCCTTTGTTTACGGGCAAAAAATACCTTGGTCACCTTTGGCAATACCGGGATGTAACCAAGGAAAGACAAATTCAAAAAGCCATCATAAAAAGTGAAGAAAAATACAGAGGGATTATAGAAAACATGGAATTAGGCTTATTGGAAGTAACGTTGGACCAAATCATCGTTAAACCTTATGCCATATTTTGTGAAATGTTGGGCTACGAGGAGGCTGAGTTAATTGGAAAAAATGCCATAGACCTCTTTCTTCCAAAAGAATATCAGCAGATACTCCTAGCAGAAGAAGCCAAGCGGCTAGATGGTGTTGGAAGTGTTTATGAACTTCAGATTAGGAAAAAAGATGGAAGCCTGATCTGGGTATTGGTCAGCGGAGCGCCAATAAAGAATTCACATGGAACAGTGGTAGGAACCATAGGTATTCACTATGATATTACTGCTCGCAAACGCCTGGAACAGGAACTTTCCAATGCTAAAGAAAAGGCAGAGAAAGCACAATTGGCGGAGCGTCAGTTTTTGGCCAATATGAGTCATGAAATCAGGACACCAATGAATGCCGTCATCGGGATGACCCATTTGTTATATGAAACCAAGCCGGACAAACTGCAAAAAGAATACCTCGATTCGCTCCGGTTTTCAGCGGATAGTTTGATGGGGATCATTAATAATATCCTCGATCTTTCAAAAATTGGAGCTGGGGAGGTTGAATTTGAGTCCAAGACCTTTGATTTGGTGCAACTTCTGCATTCTTTGCAACGAACCTACCAGTTTAAAGTGAGGGAAAAACCCATTAGTATGGTCCTGGAGATAGACCCCAATATCAAGAACCTGGTCATTGGAGACCCTACCCGTCTCCATCAGATTCTCAATAATTTATTGGGCAATGCCAGCAAATTTACCCACAAAGGCACCATTGGTATCATCGCCACACTGTTGAAACAAAGCAAGGAAGAATACGTCATTGAATTTCAAGTCCATGATACGGGGATAGGTATTGCAAAAGATAAACAAGACGATGTTTTCCGGAATTTCAAGCAAGCAGATGTCAAAATAACCCGCCAATTTGGTGGAACTGGCTTAGGGTTGACGATTGTGAAAGAATTAGTAGAAATGCAAAATGGGAATATCCGCCTAGAAAGCGAGCTAGGGGAAGGTGCCCGATTTTTTATTAGCCTTCCCTTTAAGCAATCGGGTATTCCTATTACCCAATCTTCAACCCCTATAGAGGATAATAATACAGACGGTGCGCACCTACTCAAAGATATTAAGGTTCTTTTAGTGGAAGATAACATGATGAACCAAAAGTTAGCCAGTCGGATTTTGGATAAATGGGAATGCCAATTCAAGATTGCCTCTGATGGAGAAGAAGCCGTGAAAGCCAGTTTAGCGCAGCAATATGACCTTATCCTCATGGATATTCATATGCCCAATATGGATGGTTGTGAAGCAACAGTATGCATCAGAGAAGACCAAAACAACCCCAACCAACATACACCCATTATTGCACTCACCGCTGCCGCATTATTGGAAGAAAAAACGAGGGCTTTGAATGCAGGAATGAATGATTTTGTGACCAAGCCGTTTTCTCCCCGAATTTTAAAAGAACAAGTTTTAAAAACCTTGGGCCTCAAAGCACAAGTCATCCCCACACAGAAAAAGACGGACCAACAACAGGTTCAAATCGATTTAAAATATTTGAAAGAATTCAGTGGAGGAGACCTTTATTTTATTAGAGACATGCTGGAAACATATATCACGGAAGCGCCTTTGACCATGCAAAAAATTCAAGTGGCCGTTGAAAAAGAAAACTGGAAAGAAGTGTATAAGGGTATTCATAAGATGAAGCCAAGTTTCATTATGCTTGGAATGCAACATCAGCATGATTTGGCGGCAGAAGTAGAACGCATGGTTAGGTTAACTGAATTTGACACGGCCCTAGTTGGTGACAACCTGAATCGGATCAGTGCAGATACGCAACGCACACTTCCTTTATTACAGGAAAAGTTAGCGCAAATAAATAAGGCAACAGAAGAATAG
- a CDS encoding DinB family protein, with protein sequence MEILITRLNNSIEEMHRVFAILSDHAITLKEGPQRWSKKEILGHLIDSAMNNIRRFNEVQFMPKPYVIPKYQQNELVQANHYQDVPLSHLLDLWSSLNRQVIAIITHQNETTKAYPVITENGERTLEWLFTDYVDHLQHHLQQIKQDAVLSSVDPPYHLALEQAESLLKAQAPAEFLTLLSRGTLAIELYIPDGVDKQSPHEKDEVYVIISGRGTFIREQERYTFGPHDILFVPAGQEHRFVDFSHDFKTWVIFYGPKGGE encoded by the coding sequence ATGGAAATCTTAATTACCCGATTGAATAATAGCATCGAAGAAATGCATCGCGTTTTTGCCATTTTATCCGACCATGCTATTACCCTAAAAGAAGGACCACAGCGCTGGTCAAAAAAAGAAATCCTTGGCCATCTCATTGATTCGGCGATGAATAATATTCGGCGATTCAACGAAGTGCAGTTTATGCCAAAGCCTTATGTTATTCCAAAGTATCAGCAAAATGAGCTCGTCCAGGCCAATCATTACCAAGATGTGCCATTATCACATTTGCTAGACCTCTGGTCCTCCCTCAATCGCCAAGTCATCGCGATTATCACCCATCAAAACGAAACGACCAAGGCTTATCCCGTCATAACCGAGAACGGAGAACGAACCCTCGAATGGCTATTTACCGATTATGTCGACCACCTGCAACATCACCTGCAACAAATAAAGCAAGACGCTGTTTTGTCCAGCGTGGATCCCCCCTACCACCTTGCGCTGGAGCAGGCCGAGTCTCTCCTCAAAGCCCAGGCGCCCGCTGAGTTCCTTACGCTGCTTTCTAGGGGCACCTTAGCCATTGAGCTCTATATTCCGGATGGGGTGGACAAACAATCTCCGCACGAAAAAGATGAAGTGTATGTGATTATCAGTGGGCGCGGTACCTTTATTCGAGAACAGGAACGTTATACTTTTGGCCCTCACGACATTTTATTTGTACCGGCTGGACAGGAACATCGCTTTGTCGACTTTAGCCATGATTTCAAAACCTGGGTTATTTTTTATGGTCCAAAGGGCGGTGAATAG
- the tmk gene encoding dTMP kinase, whose amino-acid sequence MQKKGKFIALEGIDGSGKSTQVSLLCHRLKAEGHQVYPTFEPTNGPIGSLIRQMFSRRIVGDDKTIAALFVADRLDHLQNPVNGLLKKLEEGYTVITDRYYFSSYAYHGAHMPLEWVIQSNALSAELLRPDLNIYIDISPEVGLQRVHANRADIEIYETQENIKKVHATYLKAFELLQNEERITKVDGNRPPAAIAEDIYAIAHALMVEV is encoded by the coding sequence ATGCAAAAAAAAGGGAAATTCATCGCACTGGAAGGCATTGATGGCTCAGGGAAGAGCACCCAGGTCAGCCTACTCTGCCATCGCTTAAAAGCCGAAGGACATCAAGTATACCCTACCTTCGAGCCGACCAATGGCCCCATTGGCTCACTCATTCGCCAGATGTTTTCCCGCCGGATCGTCGGTGACGATAAGACCATCGCGGCCCTCTTTGTAGCAGATCGCTTAGACCATTTACAAAACCCGGTGAATGGCTTGCTTAAAAAACTGGAAGAAGGGTATACCGTCATCACCGATCGTTATTATTTTTCTTCTTATGCCTATCATGGCGCCCATATGCCCCTTGAGTGGGTGATCCAGTCCAATGCCTTGAGTGCTGAACTGTTGCGTCCTGACCTTAATATTTATATCGATATTTCACCTGAAGTTGGCCTCCAACGCGTGCATGCTAATCGCGCAGATATTGAAATTTATGAAACACAGGAAAATATCAAAAAAGTACATGCCACATATTTAAAGGCTTTCGAGTTGTTACAAAATGAAGAGCGGATAACGAAAGTTGACGGAAATCGCCCGCCTGCAGCCATTGCTGAAGATATCTATGCCATTGCACATGCCCTGATGGTAGAAGTATAA
- a CDS encoding DUF1572 family protein, with product MMEDHYLDSVKKQFEYYKLLGDRTFAQLSEEDFFWQFNPESNSIAITVKHLWGNMLSRWTNFLTEDGEKAWRDREAEFAADIASQADMVEKWEAGWACLFEALNSLHADNFDTTIYIRNMGHSVVEAINRQLAHYAYHVGQIVYIGRMIKGRDWQSLSIPKGQSQAYNQQKFAQPKRIEHFTKAFLENQTPEEKE from the coding sequence ATGATGGAAGACCATTACCTGGACAGTGTAAAAAAACAATTTGAATACTATAAGTTACTGGGAGATCGCACTTTTGCTCAGCTTTCCGAGGAGGATTTCTTTTGGCAATTCAATCCAGAAAGCAATAGCATTGCCATTACCGTCAAGCACCTCTGGGGTAATATGCTGTCTCGTTGGACTAATTTTTTGACGGAGGATGGTGAAAAAGCATGGCGAGATCGAGAAGCAGAATTTGCTGCTGACATCGCGTCACAAGCTGACATGGTAGAAAAATGGGAAGCGGGTTGGGCTTGTCTTTTCGAAGCCCTCAACAGCCTTCATGCTGATAATTTTGATACCACCATTTACATCCGGAACATGGGCCATAGTGTGGTAGAAGCCATCAACCGTCAACTAGCACACTATGCCTATCATGTTGGCCAAATCGTATATATTGGCAGGATGATTAAAGGGAGAGATTGGCAAAGTCTTTCGATTCCCAAAGGACAATCACAAGCATACAATCAACAGAAGTTTGCACAACCAAAGCGCATAGAACATTTCACTAAAGCGTTCCTTGAAAACCAAACACCTGAAGAAAAAGAGTGA
- a CDS encoding DUF2202 domain-containing protein, with product MKKIIWLFSALVLVAFNACTQETVDETTAQSLTAFEQEDLLFLVEEEKLARDVYLYSYDRYGFYVFDHISSSEQRHMDRVAFLLNQYGIDNPTIGQAQGVFTNPTLQQLYNDLTAQSSISLLDALKVGATIEDLDISDIDRMASRTNKVDILQVQENLTCGSRNHMRAFSSKISENGGEYIPQFISTAVYESILNGPKEACGK from the coding sequence ATGAAAAAAATAATTTGGCTTTTCTCCGCATTGGTGCTTGTTGCATTTAATGCTTGCACACAAGAAACCGTTGATGAAACAACCGCTCAAAGTCTCACTGCTTTTGAACAGGAAGATTTGTTGTTCCTGGTAGAGGAAGAGAAATTGGCAAGGGATGTTTATCTCTATTCCTATGATCGTTACGGGTTTTATGTCTTCGATCACATTTCCAGCAGTGAACAAAGGCATATGGATAGGGTAGCCTTTTTATTGAACCAATACGGTATTGACAATCCGACCATTGGTCAGGCACAGGGCGTGTTCACCAACCCAACTTTGCAACAGCTTTATAATGACTTAACCGCCCAGTCTTCTATTTCCTTATTGGACGCCTTAAAAGTTGGAGCTACTATCGAAGACTTGGATATTAGTGATATTGACCGGATGGCTAGCCGTACGAATAAGGTGGATATATTGCAGGTCCAGGAAAACCTAACCTGTGGCTCAAGGAACCACATGCGGGCCTTTTCCTCCAAAATCAGCGAAAATGGGGGGGAATATATTCCTCAATTCATTAGTACAGCAGTGTATGAAAGTATCCTCAATGGTCCTAAGGAAGCATGCGGAAAGTAA